Genomic DNA from Paenibacillus sp. MBLB1832:
AATGTATTCTTTGTCGTGATTGTTCTCCGCACGGAGAATTTGATTCACAATGTCGCCGTTATTCGTCAGGAGAATAAGCCCTTCGGAGTCTTTATCCAATCGGCCAATGGGGAAAATCCGCTCTGAATGTCCCACGAAATCCACGATATTCTCACGAATATGCGCTTCCGTTGTAGAGGTAATCCCGACAGGCTTGTTGAGCGCAATGTAGACATGCTCCTTCTTCTCGCCAATACGACGTCCGTCGATGCGCACCTCATCCCCTGGACCCACCACACTGCCCAGCCCCGCGAGCTCGCCATTAATCGTTACGCGCCGCGCTTCGACCCACTTGTCCGCTTCTCGTCTGGAGCATACCCCAGTTTCACTAATAAATTTATTAATTCTCATGCTGGAGAAATTCCCTTCCATCCCGTTATCTTGTGAAATCGTTATAGTTCTATTATGGGGGATTTGGAACCGTGGTTCAAGTCGGCGGGAGGGTGCGGGGCATGGCCCGAGAAATCGCGTATTTGGTATACTAGTAGGATACATGTCAAAGGGGGAGAATAAGCATGCATTTCTTATTGCTTGGCGCGACAGGACGCGTAGGACGGCGCATTCTGGCGCAGGCGTTGGAGGACGGACACGAGGTCACGGCGCTCGTCCGCCACAAGGATAAGGTCACGCTGCGCGCAGATCGCCTCACCCTGGTGCAGGGCGATGCTTGTAGCGTAGCGGATCTAGCGCTGGCGATGACCGGTGTCGACACGGTCATCAGCTGTTTGAGCACCGACGGTGGTACGGTGCTCACCGAGGCAACGCCCCTGCTGATCGGGGCGATGAAGGCCTTTGGCGTGAGCCGCGTGGTGACCGTCGGCACCGCCGGCATTTTGCAGAGCCGGGAGCACCCCGGCTTGCTGCGCTTTGAGGCGCCGGATTCGCGGCGCTCGAGTATGCGCGCCGCCGAGGAGCACCGCGAGGCGTGGGCGCGGCTCGCCGCGTCCGGGCTACGTTGGACTGTTGTGTGTCCAACGTATTTGCCGGACGGCGAGCCGCAGGGTCAGTTCCGCGCGGAGCGCGAGTTCTTGCCAGATGGCGGCACGTCCATCACGGTCGGCGACACCGCGGCGTTCACGTACCGCGTCGCGGTGGAGGGCACGTACGCGGAATGCCGCGTGGGCATCGCGTACTAGCTCTCCGATGCTCGGAAGTTTAGATCATCATTGAAATAAAATGAAGGAGGGTTCATTTTGACCTATGTTCGTCGTCATTGGTGGAAATGGCTAATTGGTGGTGGGATCATTTTTGTCGCTGTGATCGTTTGGTTTTTACGGCCGTATCAGGCATCAGAAGCCGCATTTGCAGCGATGAAAAGCGATGAGAATGTCACAGTAAGCGAAGAAGGTCATTTCATTCGGTTTGAACCTAAAACCCCTGTGCAGCCCAGCATGATTTACTATCCTGGCGGATTAGTAAAGCCTGAAAGTTACGCAACATACGCACATGCGCTTGCTCAGGCCGGTCACCGGACCTATATTGTCAAAATGCCCGTGAACCTTGCCGTTCTCGGCGGTGACCGCGCTGCGGCCATTTTAGCCAAAAGAGGTCAAGATGAAACATTTGTTATTGGTGGTCATTCCCTTGGAGGCGTTATGGCCGCTCGCTTCGCCGCCGCTCATGCCGCGGAGTTCTCGGGCGTGTTCTTCCTCGCCTCCTATCCTGATCCCAAAGGCAGCTTGGTATCTGCAAATTTACCTGTGATCTCACTCATTGGTTCAAATGACGGTGAGGTTAACAAAGATACATTTGCTAAAGCGAAGAATGATCTGCCTCCTACTACCGAATATCATACGATTCAGGGCGGAAACCATTCACAGTTCGGCAGCTACGGTTTTCAAAAAGGCGATAACGCCTCCAGCATCTCGCCCCAAGAACAATTGGACGAAACGGTGCAACTGTTGCTGAACTGGGAAAAGACCCTGAAAGCAAAGTAAAACCAGCATGGGGGCTGATGTTGAGCAGCCTCGATGCTCACAAAAAAACGGATGTCGCCTTAAGGCGTGCATCCGTTTTTTCAACTTAGTAGTTCCTTCCCCTGTTCAACTCTTTGATGTTAAGCGCTGACAAAAGCAGCCCGCCGAATCGGAATACGTACCCGATGAGTGGTATGAGGCTGAGGAACGCCATCGCAATATTGAGGATCGTCTTCACGGTTGTTCCGTTACCCGTCAGGAAGGCCAATACGAAGTTGACGAAGACAAGCGGGATCACCCATGAGCAGGACCATGCATACACAAAAGGGATTAAGCCAAGCAAATAACCTACAATAATGCCAATTTCGGACAGCAACTGTACCGTGTTCAACAAACGTTTCGTATCGGAACGCATGACGACTCCTCCATTTCGTGCAAAACCTGAATTTGACTTCATTTTAGCATATCGAAAATAAGGAGTCGTTAGTCTTTTGTCGTGAATTAACCTCGACTTGAGACGGAGTGCTTGCGCCTAGCGATGCGTAGTTAAACTCCCTCGGTCGCCGTTACGATCTCATCATAGCCGCGTGCGGAAAAATGGGATCCTTCAGATGAAACTCATACGTCCTCCCGTCGACAATTCCTACAACCTTATCGCTGTCGTATAATTCGAGCAAGAAGCCAGCCATCTCTTTTGCTGTATGAAATTTGGGTACGGCGCCCTTGTATTCGAATTGATCTATATCCCGCGAGCGCAGAACGAACTCCGTCTCCGTCGCAGCCGGCGCAAGTACCTTCGCCACCATTGGTGATCCATTAGCCTTTAGCTCGAGAGCAAGTCCCTCGGTGAAAGCACTGACATAAAATTTGGAAGCACAATAAGTAACGGCTGTAGCTATTACGGTGTATCCTCCGCCAGATGAAATATTGATCAACTGCGTGCCCTGCTTCGAAGCATAATCCCGGACATAAAGGGAAGATAGAATGGTTAGAGCCTCGATGTTGAGATGCAGCATCTGCTGGATTTTATCCAATTTCTGTTCGCCTACAGTTGCAAAGTTGCCGAAGCCGGCGTTATTAATCCACGTCTCGATATCATAATTCTTCAATTTTTCGTAGAAAGCATAGGCGTTCTCAGCGACAGATAAGTCGACGGCCTGTACGATGACCTTAACTTCAGGGTACTGTTCTTCGATCCGAGAACGCAACTCCTCCATGTTTTCTTGCCGCCGCGCAGCCAGAACCAAGTTTTTTCCGCGGGCTGCGAATGCTAGTGCTGTTTCATATCCAATACCAGAGCTTGCTCCAGTGATCACTATATACTTCATCGTGTTATGTAGCCTCCTTTTTTCACTGCAGTAGGAATTTTACTGGTTATAGTTTAGTCGAAGTCAACCGCTTTCACACTTTACCTTAGTAAATGAATCATTTGTTCCAAGAATTCGACATAATCTTTCCATATCCTTCCTCTCGTATAAACTAGCAGATGCCGAAAAAACGTTTTACTTTTCAATCAATGTTATGACTGCCGTATTTGTTTCGTTATCCCACTCGACTTTAGCACCAAGACTTTCGGAAACGAATCTTACCGGGACAAAAGTACTTCCATTTATTAATGTAGGTGGATTATCTAAAACTATATGTTCTCCGTTTATCATTGCTTCTTGATTATCAACCTGAAAATGAATTACTTTATCTCCTTTTGTAGCCGTAACTGTGTTGGTTGCTTCATTCCATTTAACTTCCGCCCCTAGAGCTTCGAATATCTTCCGTATGGGAACGAAAGTTTTATCATTTAATATAGTTGGGGCCCAATCAAAAACTAATGGTTTTCCATTAACTATTACCTTAATTATGTCATTAGGAACAGACGTCATTCCTACATCATTACTTGCAGCTCCAACAAACCTATATCCGTTCCAGTGAATATCATAAATATGTTGATTATAAGGGAAGTCAACTTCACTCCATACGATCCCATCTTTCGAAACTAATGCCAGATTAGATCCTAAAGCAATGAACCTTTTGCCGTCCCAAACGATCGAATCTATGAACTTGCTTGTATTTGATTCTCTCTTTGTCCAAGTGTCGCCGTCTGTAGAGGTATAAATCAGGCCATTATTTCCTACAGCTACATAGATGAGTCCATTCCAGATTACCCTATTTAACAAATGTTCCAAATTTATATGGTGCTTCGTCCATTTCAATCCATCAGGAGATGTGATGATGTCCGATCCAATAGCCAAGAATTGTTTTCCGTTCCATATTACATCCGTCAACGCGTGGCCCTCCGTGAAATCTACATCGTTCCACTTCACTCCATCATTTGATATTGCAATGCTACCGTCATATCCGACTGCGACATGTTTGCTTCCATTCCATTCAACTGCATAAAACCAAGCCTTATTCCCTTTTACAACTTCTTTCCATGTAGTACCGTCTTGCGATACCAGTATGCTTTTTGCGCCAACTACTACAAACTGATTGCCGTCCCAAATTGCACCATGGAGTTGTAAAGGGTAGCTAAATACCTTCTCCCAATATTCTCCATTTTTTGAGATCCAAATGGATCCTTTATTCCCCTCCCCTCTTACCGCCATATATAGATTGCCATTCCATGCCAAAGTGGAGGAAGCTGCATAATCTAAAGTTAAATGTTTCGTATCATAGATCATGCGATTATTCCAAAACGCGATGTTCCCTGAATCTCCTACTGCGATAAAATAACCATCTTCGACGATCACATCCTTAACGTTCCAGATAAAGTCGTTACTATTTATCCAATTTTGCATATCTGTCGAAATGAAGATTCCTTTGCTGCTGCTAAAAGCAACATACTTTTTCCCATCAAACGCTATCTTTCGTATATCAAAAGGTGAAAGACCGGCGTCCATTGTCCACTTCGTTCCATCCGGGGATGTCATGATAATGCCCGACCCCACAGCCACATACTCTTTAGAATCCCAAATAACCGAATTCAGCCTGCCATTAAACACTTTATTTTCATACCATGTTTCCCCATCTTTTGAGAAAATCACTCTTCCCTTCATACTTATCCCTATAAATTCACTTCCATTGCTGGATATGTCGATTAACGGATCATCAAAAGAGTCCGGGTATACTTTCACCCATTCAATCCCATCATCGGAAATATAAGCTCCAGACTGACCCACTGCTGCATACAATTTACCATTCCATGCTACAGCACAAAAATAATATCCTACATCTAGCGTGGACTCCCTCCATTCTTTTCCATCTACAGAATGTACAATTTTACCGCTATTGCCTACCGCAACAAAACCTTTATCACCATAAGTTACGTCTGACAATAAACTTTTTACGCCTGAATTTCGGTCGGTCCAATTTTTACCGTCTTGAGAGGTTCGTATGATGCCTTGCTCACCTACAATTACATACACTCCATTTGCCTTCGTGATTGCACTAATCGTATACTTGGAATGATCCATTATGGACTTCTCAAATAGAAAGTTGCTTTCCAATGCATATCCTGTAGGTGTAAATAGGTTAAAAATACTTGCAATTAATATCACCATGATAAAAAAATTCCTTATCATACCCGCCCTCCAATAATAATGATCTTTTGATACCAGAGTTATAATAATTAAGGACTTACAGCCAATTAAGGGTTATTTTACTATGCATGTTGGAAACGAAGAATAGTACATATGTTTTAGGCGAAAACACCTTTGTTGGCCCCATAATACAAATAAGGCTGCCGGTTAATATCCCGGCAGCCAATTATTGATTGATATTGAACTATCGTTTCCCGATAGCTTAATCTATGTAATGAACATTGCATGACCAGCTCGGGTGTTTTAAATTTAAATCTTCTAGACATTCTTTCAAGATTGTTGAATCACAGGGTAAATTTCTCTTTAAAATGGACCAGCCAGTTATTTTTATAACTTTAGGTAACTCAACCAATCCAGTTATCGAATCCCAAAAGGCATCCCAATTCATACCGTAAAATGACGGGAAGCCAAGTGTCTCTTTTAAAATCGTTTGCAGATCATTACTGGTCTGAATTTTACTTAAATCAAGTTCAACTAACTCTGCTCTTTCCTCCATACAACCCACCTCAAACAGTCCTTTCGAAAGCCTTGGATTGAACTATCGTTCCCGTTAGCTTAGCGCGTTCGTGTTCAGGCCAAGAATTTCAATTACTTCGATTTGTCCCAGCCTTCTGGAACCCGCCATAAAATAGCCAAGGACACCTATTTTAATTCGATGAATATGTACTTCACGTCTCATCACAGGGAATAATATCCACATTCTTGCAGTCCCCTGTTTAGATACTGGAAGATCTTTGTAGAGAACAATGTTTCCGAATTCATCTTCAAATTCAGGATGAATAGCAAATATTCCCGTCTCTTTAATGTTGTCTCCATCATATGCGAAATCACAACGTAAACCCTGAAACACAGGATTTTTTCTTCCGCCCTCATCTTCGGAATAAAATCGGTACCTAATTCTAAAATCAGGAGGGTGATTTCTGACTTTCTCATATGGAACCCATTCTTCCATAAAACCATTATCCTCCTCATAAATACTAATACTTACATATGTAAAATGAAAATTGTGTAAGATCTAAGATTGCGCGGCAGCGGGTGCTCCTGATTGAAGTAACGTTCTCAGATAGCTTAATCAACTTTCTGATTCTTTTTAAATAAGTACCGAATCCCTTTTCCCGCCATTGATTCGTCAGCATATCGAGGAATTACATGTAAATGTGAATGAAAAACGTGTTGTCCTCCCACATGACCACAATTCCATCCAACATTGTAGCCATCTGGTTTGTAATTCTGATCCAAATACAGCTTAACTTCTTGTAGTAACTGAAATGTTTCATTCCATTCATCTTGAGTTAAGTCAAAAACAGTTTCCCTATGTTCTTTCGGGACAATAATACCAGCCCCTTTAATCTCTTGTTCTTTAAGTAAAGTATAAGTGCAACTTTCATTGCTCATGATGACTTCATGCCTGTTATCATTGGAAATATTGCAATAAGGACAATTAAGCAAACTCCACACCTCACAGAAAATGCTGATGATCCTAATTCTTAATTCTTTACATCAACGTGAAGCTACCGATTTTGCCGGAAGCTTTTTCATTCAACTATCGTTCCTACGTTAGTTCAACGATAAAACAGACCGTCTGACAGTCTACTCAATTTCACTATCATTCTCCGTTATCATTCATTCCTAAACTAAAAAAATTAAAAGAAAAGCGATAATCAATTCCCTTGTATTAATTGGTCCATTTTTCCAAACCAAAAGATACCTGTTCAAAATCGTCGCGGCTCAACCCATAACTAATATGAATTCCCTTATCATCTTTATCAATACGAGCTTTTCGATGATCAAATCCTTCCCATCCAGTGTAAGAAGCTTCTTTGTCATAATCCCCTTTTATATATTTTAGTGCCATCCCCTCATCATCCCAAATACTAATAGATAATGAATCTGGGTAATCTCGAAATGTTTGATTCATACTACGAATAATGATTAATTTATTAAGTAAACCATCATTTAGTGGAAGATCCTTAACATAAACGACAATTTCCTTTCTTTTTTCTTCTACCATTGTCGAAAGAACTTTTGCGGGTATATCCCCTGAGTTCATTATTACACTGTAACTTTTAATCAGTTCTTCTTTGCTTAAATCAACTTCAGTTACTTTTATTTTATCTTGGTTAATTTGTATTTGCTTCTCTAATTCATTTGTCTTTAATTTCAATTCGACATTCTCTTTTTTTAGTGCCTCAAAATCTGCTTTCGATACATTAGAACAAGCCTGAAGCGATAGAAACAATATAAAAATGCATAGAAATAAATATAAATGTTTCAATTCGAATCACCATGCCCTTTTGAAATTCTAACCTACAATAAATTAGACGTAATCTCCATTCAGAAGTTCCATTTTTTTTCAATAAAGAGAAAGCCTTTAAGCTTACTCAACAGATTGCAGACACTTCAGAAATCTGCTAGTTACGCTAATAAACAGGGAATAGCTGCCAATCGCGGAGATCTACTCCCTGTTCTTATTAATTGTTACCTGTTAGAGCTCTCCTACAACTATTTCATCTCCAAGTGCTAACCCGCGGAAAGCTGTGCGATGATTTGGGAAATATCTTGCTCTTTTACATCGAACCATTTTTCCCCGTCATTATCCTTTAATTGTGCTTTCCCTTTAAATAGGTTGAGCATAATTTCTTCCCCATAATAATAGAAAGTCATTTTCAGCATGGCTGTTGAAGAATCCTTGATTTTCAAACCCTCATTTTTTTCTGCATTGATGAATGCCATTACAACATTGCGTATTTTTCCTGCTGCAAAGATATAAATATTGTTTTTGTCATCGATTCTCATAAGACCACTGTTAATCATTTTCGAAAATATTGGCTCACCCGCAAGGTAAGAGGGCTTTTGCATAAATGCTTTTCCAAGTTGAGAAGCATTATTA
This window encodes:
- the rluF gene encoding 23S rRNA pseudouridine(2604) synthase RluF, coding for MRINKFISETGVCSRREADKWVEARRVTINGELAGLGSVVGPGDEVRIDGRRIGEKKEHVYIALNKPVGITSTTEAHIRENIVDFVGHSERIFPIGRLDKDSEGLILLTNNGDIVNQILRAENNHDKEYIVTVNRPITQMFLRGMASGVRILGTMTKPCEIVQVNERVFRIILTQGLNRQIRRMCEAFGYRVVRLQRVRIMHIHLGNLKVGKWRDLTQGELKELMTTLSLEKS
- a CDS encoding NAD(P)-dependent oxidoreductase; translated protein: MHFLLLGATGRVGRRILAQALEDGHEVTALVRHKDKVTLRADRLTLVQGDACSVADLALAMTGVDTVISCLSTDGGTVLTEATPLLIGAMKAFGVSRVVTVGTAGILQSREHPGLLRFEAPDSRRSSMRAAEEHREAWARLAASGLRWTVVCPTYLPDGEPQGQFRAEREFLPDGGTSITVGDTAAFTYRVAVEGTYAECRVGIAY
- a CDS encoding alpha/beta hydrolase; protein product: MTYVRRHWWKWLIGGGIIFVAVIVWFLRPYQASEAAFAAMKSDENVTVSEEGHFIRFEPKTPVQPSMIYYPGGLVKPESYATYAHALAQAGHRTYIVKMPVNLAVLGGDRAAAILAKRGQDETFVIGGHSLGGVMAARFAAAHAAEFSGVFFLASYPDPKGSLVSANLPVISLIGSNDGEVNKDTFAKAKNDLPPTTEYHTIQGGNHSQFGSYGFQKGDNASSISPQEQLDETVQLLLNWEKTLKAK
- a CDS encoding SDR family NAD(P)-dependent oxidoreductase encodes the protein MKYIVITGASSGIGYETALAFAARGKNLVLAARRQENMEELRSRIEEQYPEVKVIVQAVDLSVAENAYAFYEKLKNYDIETWINNAGFGNFATVGEQKLDKIQQMLHLNIEALTILSSLYVRDYASKQGTQLINISSGGGYTVIATAVTYCASKFYVSAFTEGLALELKANGSPMVAKVLAPAATETEFVLRSRDIDQFEYKGAVPKFHTAKEMAGFLLELYDSDKVVGIVDGRTYEFHLKDPIFPHAAMMRS
- a CDS encoding copper amine oxidase N-terminal domain-containing protein, giving the protein MIRNFFIMVILIASIFNLFTPTGYALESNFLFEKSIMDHSKYTISAITKANGVYVIVGEQGIIRTSQDGKNWTDRNSGVKSLLSDVTYGDKGFVAVGNSGKIVHSVDGKEWRESTLDVGYYFCAVAWNGKLYAAVGQSGAYISDDGIEWVKVYPDSFDDPLIDISSNGSEFIGISMKGRVIFSKDGETWYENKVFNGRLNSVIWDSKEYVAVGSGIIMTSPDGTKWTMDAGLSPFDIRKIAFDGKKYVAFSSSKGIFISTDMQNWINSNDFIWNVKDVIVEDGYFIAVGDSGNIAFWNNRMIYDTKHLTLDYAASSTLAWNGNLYMAVRGEGNKGSIWISKNGEYWEKVFSYPLQLHGAIWDGNQFVVVGAKSILVSQDGTTWKEVVKGNKAWFYAVEWNGSKHVAVGYDGSIAISNDGVKWNDVDFTEGHALTDVIWNGKQFLAIGSDIITSPDGLKWTKHHINLEHLLNRVIWNGLIYVAVGNNGLIYTSTDGDTWTKRESNTSKFIDSIVWDGKRFIALGSNLALVSKDGIVWSEVDFPYNQHIYDIHWNGYRFVGAASNDVGMTSVPNDIIKVIVNGKPLVFDWAPTILNDKTFVPIRKIFEALGAEVKWNEATNTVTATKGDKVIHFQVDNQEAMINGEHIVLDNPPTLINGSTFVPVRFVSESLGAKVEWDNETNTAVITLIEK
- a CDS encoding barstar family protein, coding for MEERAELVELDLSKIQTSNDLQTILKETLGFPSFYGMNWDAFWDSITGLVELPKVIKITGWSILKRNLPCDSTILKECLEDLNLKHPSWSCNVHYID
- a CDS encoding HIT family protein yields the protein MWSLLNCPYCNISNDNRHEVIMSNESCTYTLLKEQEIKGAGIIVPKEHRETVFDLTQDEWNETFQLLQEVKLYLDQNYKPDGYNVGWNCGHVGGQHVFHSHLHVIPRYADESMAGKGIRYLFKKNQKVD